In one window of Cytophagaceae bacterium ABcell3 DNA:
- a CDS encoding T9SS type A sorting domain-containing protein: MQKLLHPSLLTLIVFSVSLFNSSLTYAEFAGGDGSEDHPYQVETPEHLNAIRHNLEAAYILNQDINLDSDENWEPIAGIFSGHFNGNGHSVNGLVIDQADDDYVGFFEHIGEDAEVINFGLRHATVKGNRRVGILAGRNDGVVFNCFSTGEVEGNMIVGGLVGRHNGGMLMQCYSMADASGIQSIGGLTGVSAGSALISKCYARGHVTASGNIAGGLAGRLLGPLENSYATGIVRGVEQVGGIAGISSDTITNVYATGEVIGSELKGGLVGELQEGEIINSYWNTETSGRDQGVGSSYEQGAYGRSTQEMTGGQAKDVFENWDFEELWLHDPEYYDGYPYFQWNEELITHVEAPKEIIVQVYPNPTADYLQIEAPVAITSITIYDAMGRLVMDSPIENGITGKTKLDVQNLREGHYFVLINTDEAPVKKRFLKLK, from the coding sequence ATGCAAAAACTTTTACACCCAAGTTTACTTACACTAATTGTATTTAGTGTATCACTTTTCAACAGTTCATTGACCTATGCAGAATTTGCCGGAGGTGACGGTTCTGAAGACCATCCTTATCAAGTAGAAACACCAGAGCACCTTAATGCTATCAGGCATAATTTAGAGGCTGCATACATCCTCAACCAAGACATTAATTTGGACAGTGACGAAAACTGGGAGCCGATTGCTGGTATTTTTTCTGGCCATTTTAATGGAAACGGGCATAGTGTAAACGGTCTTGTCATCGATCAAGCAGACGACGATTATGTGGGCTTTTTTGAACACATTGGCGAAGACGCTGAAGTTATAAATTTTGGACTAAGACATGCAACGGTTAAAGGAAACAGACGGGTTGGTATTTTGGCTGGCCGAAATGACGGCGTGGTGTTTAACTGCTTCTCGACTGGTGAAGTAGAAGGCAACATGATCGTAGGTGGGCTTGTAGGCAGACACAACGGTGGAATGTTAATGCAATGCTACTCCATGGCTGATGCTTCTGGAATCCAATCTATAGGAGGCTTAACAGGCGTGTCAGCAGGATCTGCTCTTATAAGCAAATGTTACGCAAGAGGCCATGTAACAGCTTCTGGAAATATTGCTGGAGGACTTGCTGGAAGACTTTTAGGTCCTTTGGAAAACAGCTATGCTACCGGTATTGTCAGAGGTGTTGAACAAGTAGGAGGAATTGCTGGAATCAGCAGCGACACCATTACCAATGTATATGCCACCGGAGAAGTGATTGGCAGTGAACTAAAAGGTGGACTTGTAGGTGAACTTCAAGAAGGTGAAATCATTAATAGTTATTGGAATACCGAAACCAGCGGCCGTGACCAAGGCGTTGGCTCTTCGTATGAACAAGGTGCCTATGGCAGGAGTACACAAGAAATGACCGGAGGCCAAGCTAAAGACGTGTTCGAAAACTGGGACTTCGAAGAACTATGGCTCCATGACCCTGAATATTACGATGGGTATCCTTATTTCCAATGGAACGAAGAGCTTATTACCCATGTAGAGGCACCAAAAGAGATTATAGTACAGGTTTACCCTAACCCTACCGCTGATTACTTGCAAATAGAGGCCCCGGTAGCCATTACAAGCATTACGATTTATGATGCTATGGGAAGACTTGTTATGGACAGCCCTATTGAAAATGGAATAACAGGAAAAACAAAACTAGACGTCCAAAATCTTCGGGAAGGACATTATTTTGTGCTCATCAATACGGATGAAGCCCCTGTAAAGAAAAGGTTTTTGAAATTAAAATAA